In the Candidatus Cloacimonadota bacterium genome, AGAGTAGGCTTTTGGTGCTCCGCCAGCGGGCCTGGTATTTATAGTAGAACGATGCGGACGGAATCGACTCCATCGGTTTCCTCAAATTCCACCTTGATGATCTCTTCGCGGGAAGTGGGCACGTTTTTGCCCACGTAGTCTGCCTTGATGGGCAATTCGCGGTGGCCGCGGTCGATCAGGACGGCCAGTTGGATCTGTTTGGGGCGGCCAAAATCCAGCAAGGCGTCGATGGCGGCGCGCACAGTTCTGCCGGTATAGAGAACGTCGTCCACCAGCACGATCACGGCTCCTTCTATATCGAAACCCA is a window encoding:
- the pyrR gene encoding bifunctional pyr operon transcriptional regulator/uracil phosphoribosyltransferase PyrR, translating into MQTKSTIMDKAQMERSVHRMAHEIIEQNRGLDKICLVGIRSRGVPLAKRLSDYLRLIEGKDIPVGILDITLYRDDLSTISHQPVIRGSELGFDIEGAVIVLVDDVLYTGRTVRAAIDALLDFGRPKQIQLAVLIDRGHRELPIKADYVGKNVPTSREEIIKVEFEETDGVDSVRIVLL